One genomic segment of Sorex araneus isolate mSorAra2 chromosome X, mSorAra2.pri, whole genome shotgun sequence includes these proteins:
- the SPR gene encoding sepiapterin reductase, whose translation MEGGLGRCVCVLTGASRGFGRVVASLLVPLLSPGSVLVLSARNDEALRQVESELGAGRLGLRVVRVPADLGTDAGLQQLLNAMHQLPRPEGLQRLLLINNAGSLGDVSKGFVDVADPAEVNSYWALNLTSTLCLTSSVLKAFRDSPGLSRTVVNISSLCALKPFKGWTLYCAGKAARDMMFQVLAAEEPGVRVLNYAPGPLDTDMQQLARETSMDPELRKNLQELKTKGGLVDCKMSAQKLLGLLQKDKFTSGAHIDFYDE comes from the exons ATGGAGGGTGGCTTGGGGCGCTGCGTGTGCGTGCTGACCGGAGCCTCCCGAGGCTTCGGCCGGGTGGTGGCCTCGCTTTTAGTCCCGCTGCTGTCTCCCGGCTCCGTGCTGGTCCTAAGCGCCCGCAACGACGAGGCTCTGCGGCAGGTGGAGAGCGAGCTGGGCGCTGGGCGGCTCGGCCTGCGGGTGGTGCGAGTGCCCGCCGACCTGGGCACGGACGCCGGCTTGCAGCAGCTGCTGAACGCCATGCACCAGCTTCCCCGGCCGGAAGGGCTGCAACGACTACTCCTTATCAACAACGCGG GCTCTCTTGGGGATGTGTCCAAAGGCTTCGTAGACGTGGCTGATCCAGCGGAGGTGAACAGCTACTGGGCTCTGAACTTAACCTCCACGCTCTGCCTGACCTCCAGCGTCCTGAAAGCCTTCAGAGACAGCCCTGGCCTGAGCAGGACAGTGGTCAACATCTCATCCCTCTGTGCCCTGAAGCCCTTCAAGGGTTGGACACTCTACTGTGCGGGGAAGGCAGCCCGAGACATGATGTTCCAGGTGCTGGCTGCAGAGGAGCCCGGGGTGAGAGTGCTGAACTATGCCCCTG GCCCCCTGGACACAGACATGCAGCAGTTGGCTCGGGAGACTTCTATGGACCCAGAACTGAGAAAAAATCTGCAGGAGCTGAAGACCAAAGGGGGGCTGGTGGATTGCAAGATGTCAGCGCAGAAACTGCTGGGCTTGCTGCAGAAGGACAAGTTCACATCCGGAGCCCACATCGACTTCTACGATGAATAA